Part of the Vigna unguiculata cultivar IT97K-499-35 chromosome 3, ASM411807v1, whole genome shotgun sequence genome, tataaatcaTTCAAAACCAAATCAACTaagtttgattatatatattgatttgaaatttttgtgtatATGTTAGGGCAAGATGCTTCAATaagttgttgttttttatgCAATTCGATTTGTTAAAGAGTGTTGAAGGTTAAACAccaactatatatataatatttttctattgtgATCTGCAATGTGATTTGTATTTAACAATTGATAGATATCAACAACCcaacaacacataatttaaGTATATGTGTGAATAGTgcaattgatttatttttacatgAGATTGTACTCAAATTATCTTATAACCTAAAGTTATCAAacaagtatattaaaaaaatataagaaataactTCTCTCTTTTGAGACATAAGACACAGAAATACAAGttataaacttatatatatttataaaatcagTATCATCCCTTTATAAAGATTACTAGTCAATCCAAACTCTATAACAATACGATTTTATGTGTATTGATTACTATGCAAATATGTTGTACTTAGTACTTACAAAAGCTGCAAAGAAAACGAAATAGAAGTGAAATCATACTCTTTTATGGTgtgtttaaaaaattgaaattacttcAACTGTTATCGTGTGTTTAATAATAATGCTCTTTTTAATGtgtagttactaaaataaatgCGTTACGTCATATCATAAATATATCACAAGCTTTAAGGGTAGTCTGCTTGCGCCATTGCTCACTAGAGTTGTGGGCTTCTAAATATGAAGCCCATTTATATATGGGCCTCTTCCCTTAATCCATATCTATCAAACGGGGAATTGTgctttagaaattaaaataacatattttccacacaaaacaaattttattaaggaAACAGTATAAAACAAccttttatgatatttttaaattgtcagATAAACATGCAGagagaaataattaaatattttaacgtAAAAAATGGActctatcaaaataaaaaatttaatttaaaagaataataaattataaaattttctgcATACTGACTATTCTATCAACATTTACGTTACAATTATCTCTCTTCCTCTTTAGTCATTATTTAACATTATGTTAGAGTacgaaaaaatagaaaaagaaaaaaattaatttaagagatttgattaaaaaaattggtaaaattaaattaaaaaataatgtatcttATATACTATTttcacttatatttttatattttctttatctgTTTATTAGtcattagtttttttctttgatttcttttCGATCAAGCAATTATTGTATTAACTCATCCTCCatgttttttgaaataataatttgaataaaatagtcattatatcattaaattatttaatggtTTATGACAACTTGAAAAAGACGCATGgtttcaatttaaatatgtatatatgtgattTTAAAAGCTTTTGATCTTCGATTATTATATTAGCTTTTAGGTTAGGATTAGAATGTCAACGGGACGGATAGGATACAAGTAGTAGTTTCCATGTATCTTatcgttggataaatattcttCTCATACCCGTATCTATATTCGTGCGGGTATCTGTTATGTGGGtactcatatatttttttaatattcacgtATATCTACGGGTACCCGCggatatttataaaagaaatatttaataaaaaaattgaaccataaatttaaataaaaatacaatacataactttataaatttcGAACAAAGTCAAAATAGCTCATTCAAATAGCGTTGAATGATAATTTACTAATAAATggagatttttttaaaaccaatagatcaaaaataacttattcaaactcaatatgttaatattttaataatttctttttagtttacGTTAGAACCACGGTATCCACTCGTACTTACTGTGTTAACATGCaggtgtaaaaaatatttgtatctaTTTCCCACACACttccattttaatatttttaatatttattttctattcattaCGAGTTTTATCCAAGTCTGCTAACTAGTAAAGATTTTGTTGATACCCACTGATAAAGATTTTGTTGAAATCCCTGCTtagaataatgatatttaggtTATCTACTATATAAGTCTTTTGCCGGGTTTCATTTCACGGCTTTCTAAATTCGGGCGTGgatgttttatttaatgtattgcGAAATCCGGAAGGATCTTTAAGGAGATCCATTGAATGgataaatcaaattttgaaatttagtatttttttaaattggattttaaaattcagtgttttttttaaatcgGATTTTGAAATCATGTATTTATCGAATATTTTTCGTATGTAAATTCAAAACGTCATTGTTGAGGGAAGAAGATAGCTGAAGAGAGAAACCAACCAGATGCCGTTAAAATGACTTGGGTGTGCACGCAAATATAATACATGGAGGCAGATGAATCCTTTGTTAAGTAGTAATGTGATTacctaattaatttaatatttaaaacatataattagGGACAGATTGGGCATAATGGGCATAAGAGGAAAAGTTGGGGTCCAGGAAGAAactttggaggtgcaggaagaaagccTGTTtgtgtaatatatatttattgtggaATTCCTGATTCATCCAAACAAATTTCAACGGTGACACCTTCAATAACCTTCATTCGAACAGCTGAATCATAGTGAGAGGAATCAAATGGAATTTCTACAATCCATCACTTTTCAACAGGCTCATGTTGAAGAGTGGAATAAGATACAGATAAAAAATGATCACTCAATACACGTAAAGTGGGATAAAAACGGTAATGTCAAAAGAATCCTGTTCCAAACAAGGAATAATGGATGCGGAATTTTACATATTTCTGGTGATTGATTGTacaataaatacttttaaagaGGAATTTGATTTGTATCAGGATCTTTTGGGGACATGGAAATTATGCACAAACCGTAAGGTAGGAAAAAGTATAGAGCTAAAAACACAAGAACACCAAGATCAGCCTCTTCACCAACTGCTGGACGACGCGGACTGAACCAGTATATCTGGATTGCACACCAAAAACAGTACAACAAAGCTATGCATATAATAAGTAGCATCGACTGATATGACTTTTTCTTTATGGAGTTTGAGGAACTTGCTCTGCATGGTAATTAAGGAGagaaaaacttaaaacttaaaGCCATTGTGTGTTTATGATATATGTTGATGATTAACATGGTAAGTTGCAAAAAATAGAAACCTGTTGATGTAAAAAAAGCCACCAACTAAGCAAGCACACAAGAAGCCAACTACAACAACAGCATCTGGGTTCACTGGTGCTCTACTTTGCCACCAGCCCGTGCTCAAAATCCAAGTGTACATCGTTGTTTTTCCATTCTCCTGAGTGATTTCAGAAATAATAACATTTGTCAATGAGTTGTAGTACAAGAGTAATGGTTCAGGACAAATTATGACAAATTGCAGCATTTCGCTTTTCTATGCACACCATTACACAATTTGCAGCACTGTCAAATTCAGCTCAAATCCAGGTTTCTACCTTTGTTTCCATAAATAGGAAAGACTAATAGTAGTTCAGTGTAAAGTCAGCCACGGGAATCAAagcttttaattaaattagagtTTTAGAATTTAGACTGCATAGATCAGACATTTAATCCTAAGACATTTATACACATTTTCTATAGCAATTTTGTACCGATAAAGGCTAAAATGTAAAGTCCAGGTCTGTTCAAGGGTTTATAATATCTCAGGTATTGAAATGTTTAATTCATACACTTCTAGAAAGACGAATGTAATTGACTTGTATATTATACTTCTATATTAATCTTAAATTACCCTTAGTCCTATTTAAATCATATTTCGACAAATTCCTCAGCGTTTCCATTGTTTCAGTTGAACTATGAGGTTGGTTCGTTCTTATCAAATCAATGGCTGCTTATATTTGGTCACCATTTTCTTTTGCTAAGAGCAAGTGTTAAACTTGAGTTCCAAGGTTATCGAAGCATGGGGTATATAAATAGTTATTCAACTATAATAACTAACTTTTGTGGTGTGATTCTCCCAGGATTATCATAATTTGGTATGAATCAAGGTGAATGCACAATCATCCCCCAGCGGCAGAGCTTGAGGGATGTTAGGCTCTAATTGTTAAGGATTTATAATCTGAAGAATAATTTAATGGGAAAGTAATTGAATTCCAAAGATTTATTCATCCTAGTGTGATTGATTACAAAATTCAGTGTTTAAGACTTAATTAAAACCTCCACATGTTACCTCAAACAGATGATCAAGAAAGAAGTGGGTAAAAGAGCCAGCAGATATCAAGCAAAAACATTGCATCCTCGTAAGGGGGACCTGCAATCGGAGGTTAATAAAGTAGGAAATGATGAATTTTGAGGAAGGAGGAAAGAAAAGGAGTGAGAGTGACCCTGGAGACGGAATCAAGAAGGTGTGCGCGAAGAAGATAGGTGGATATCCGAGAATAGAGAAAGGAGAGAGGAAGACCCAAAATAAGGATGTAGTAGAAAGGATGATGGATGAGATTAGCAAGAGCGGATCCCAGAGCTTGAACAGGGTCAGCACCAGAAAGTGAAGCAAGCCACTCAGAGAAAGAACCAACGTCAGGGCCAAAGAAGGCGTTTACTGTGTAGGTAAGTGTGTGGTGAGGGCTAAACCTTCCATTGGTGATGGTAGTGAGACCCAGACCAGAGGCCATGGCATACATCAGGTGAGGACCAGGGCCTGGCATTGCAACCTAGTTTCACTTCCAACAAACAACACTCCAATTAAGGACACAGCTAAGGTTTTGGTTGGTCGGGTTGGACGACAAAACTAACCGCCTCAATAAGTAATATAATTACACTGTTAGTTATGTTGGATACCgacagtttcttttttttttgccacTTTTACCCTGCAGGTTCCAAATCGGCCACAATATCGAGACTTCTCAATTTGCCTAAGCATGTCTctataaatatctaaaaaaatatttttaaattaatatctaataaattataaaattttagtttaatct contains:
- the LOC114176315 gene encoding uncharacterized protein LOC114176315 yields the protein MPGPGPHLMYAMASGLGLTTITNGRFSPHHTLTYTVNAFFGPDVGSFSEWLASLSGADPVQALGSALANLIHHPFYYILILGLPLSFLYSRISTYLLRAHLLDSVSRVPLTRMQCFCLISAGSFTHFFLDHLFEENGKTTMYTWILSTGWWQSRAPVNPDAVVVVGFLCACLVGGFFYINRASSSNSIKKKSYQSMLLIICIALLYCFWCAIQIYWFSPRRPAVGEEADLGVLVFLALYFFLPYGLCIISMSPKDPDTNQIPL